The following are encoded together in the candidate division WOR-3 bacterium genome:
- a CDS encoding metal-sulfur cluster assembly factor: LIVNLPRLATRPQDRAPWFAPLTGTGLVAADSLPPDSVRIMESLARVCDPELGLSIVELGLVHRVTVDSNSDVMVVLSLTTPGCPFADQIGQQVLKAMQYIPGARHIVVKLDPMIPWDPSRVSDRAREKYESLLRAIP, from the coding sequence CTAATCGTGAACCTGCCACGACTAGCCACTCGACCCCAAGACCGCGCTCCGTGGTTTGCGCCATTGACTGGCACAGGACTCGTGGCGGCTGACTCGCTTCCGCCTGACTCGGTCCGAATTATGGAAAGCCTGGCCCGGGTCTGCGACCCGGAGCTCGGGCTTTCGATCGTCGAGCTCGGGCTGGTGCACAGGGTCACTGTTGACAGCAACAGCGATGTGATGGTAGTTCTTTCACTCACCACCCCGGGCTGTCCGTTCGCCGACCAGATTGGACAACAGGTCCTCAAGGCTATGCAGTACATTCCGGGCGCACGCCACATCGTAGTCAAACTGGACCCAATGATACCGTGGGACCCGTCGAGGGTCAGCGATCGTGCCCGAGAAAAGTACGAAAGCCTGCTGCGTGCCATTCCCTAG
- a CDS encoding sulfite exporter TauE/SafE family protein: MPEKSTKACCVPFPSFLLRALALGLSAGVFCTGHCVPLLGPTLLSRPIRTRESATVLGLFLVGRLTAYLAFGLVVGALGRKLAGIWLVRPFLLPVLYFLLGAAMISYGLVQSFPHIGLCRALGPRMTSAWYPAALGFLAGINLCPPFLLAIVTVADIGGVLSGILFFLLFFLATSIYLMPLAFSGLVSRFDTVRFAARVAAVVSGIHFVLVATRSLIRT, translated from the coding sequence GTGCCCGAGAAAAGTACGAAAGCCTGCTGCGTGCCATTCCCTAGCTTTTTACTCAGAGCGCTCGCACTTGGCCTTTCAGCCGGGGTCTTCTGTACCGGCCACTGCGTGCCACTGCTCGGGCCGACGTTACTCTCACGCCCAATTAGGACACGTGAATCTGCGACCGTGCTCGGGCTTTTCCTGGTCGGTCGGCTCACAGCATATCTTGCGTTCGGACTGGTGGTTGGGGCACTGGGTCGCAAGCTCGCCGGAATCTGGCTCGTCAGGCCATTTCTCCTGCCGGTGCTCTATTTTCTGCTCGGCGCGGCAATGATAAGCTACGGTCTGGTACAAAGTTTTCCCCACATTGGACTGTGTCGAGCGCTTGGCCCTAGGATGACGTCCGCCTGGTATCCCGCAGCACTTGGGTTTCTTGCCGGTATCAACCTGTGTCCCCCATTTCTTTTGGCGATTGTGACCGTTGCCGACATCGGCGGGGTGCTGTCGGGTATATTGTTTTTTCTCCTGTTCTTTCTGGCCACCAGTATCTACCTCATGCCGCTGGCATTCTCCGGTCTGGTGAGCCGCTTCGATACGGTTCGCTTCGCCGCCCGGGTGGCGGCAGTCGTTTCCGGAATCCACTTCGTCCTGGTCGCGACCCGATCACTGATCCGAACCTGA
- a CDS encoding thymidine phosphorylase produces the protein MNVYELIRRKRDRGSHSREEVQELISAYTQGDVPDYQMAAWLMAVFFRGMNADETTALTSAMVSSGRVFDLSSVPGPKVDKHSTGGIGDKVSLILAPLAAACGVCVPMVSGRGLGHTGGTLDKLESIPGFRTDFRYEEFIANLRQIGVCIMGQTDELCPADRKLYALRDVTATVDSVPLIAASIMSKKIAEGIDGLVLDVKTGGGAFMTRTSQARTLARTMMRIGAKMGKRVVAVITGMWEPLGEAVGNSLEVVEAIEALKGNWRMDLEEVTMTLAEEMLVLAGRARTYAQARRQAMRALTQGQALEKFRQMIDLQGGNPKVIDDYSLLPRAKHVAQVLARSSGYVRAIDALTVGLLAVEMGAGRLQVGAKIDPAVGFVFKRKTGDRVEPDSVLAEVHAASAEQAEAVVPRLAETITVSRAAPRDGGRVIARITRP, from the coding sequence ATGAACGTTTACGAGCTGATCCGTCGGAAACGAGATCGCGGGTCGCACAGTCGCGAGGAGGTCCAAGAGCTTATTTCCGCATACACGCAAGGGGACGTACCAGACTACCAGATGGCCGCATGGCTGATGGCGGTCTTTTTCCGCGGTATGAACGCCGACGAAACCACCGCGCTGACAAGTGCGATGGTGAGCTCCGGCCGGGTCTTTGACCTATCGTCGGTCCCCGGGCCTAAGGTGGACAAGCACTCGACCGGAGGCATCGGTGACAAGGTCTCGCTGATTCTCGCTCCACTCGCCGCGGCGTGTGGAGTGTGTGTACCGATGGTCTCTGGCCGGGGGCTTGGACATACCGGCGGCACGCTGGACAAACTGGAGTCAATCCCGGGATTTAGAACCGACTTCAGATACGAAGAATTTATTGCCAACCTGCGCCAAATCGGTGTGTGCATAATGGGCCAGACCGACGAGCTGTGCCCAGCAGACCGGAAGCTTTACGCACTGCGGGATGTCACTGCCACTGTAGACTCGGTGCCGCTGATTGCCGCGAGCATTATGTCAAAGAAAATCGCAGAAGGTATTGACGGCCTGGTGCTAGATGTAAAGACAGGTGGGGGTGCGTTCATGACCAGGACCTCGCAGGCTAGAACGTTGGCCCGTACAATGATGCGCATCGGCGCCAAAATGGGCAAGAGGGTCGTGGCGGTGATTACCGGAATGTGGGAGCCGCTGGGCGAGGCGGTAGGAAACTCGCTCGAAGTAGTCGAGGCTATCGAAGCACTCAAAGGCAACTGGAGAATGGACCTTGAAGAAGTAACAATGACCCTGGCCGAAGAAATGTTAGTACTCGCCGGCCGGGCACGCACGTACGCCCAGGCCAGGAGGCAGGCGATGCGGGCACTGACCCAGGGCCAGGCGCTAGAGAAGTTCCGACAGATGATTGATCTGCAAGGCGGGAATCCGAAAGTCATTGACGACTACAGCCTGCTGCCACGTGCGAAACACGTAGCCCAGGTCCTGGCACGTTCATCCGGGTACGTACGGGCGATTGATGCACTTACGGTTGGACTTCTAGCAGTCGAAATGGGAGCGGGCCGGCTACAAGTAGGCGCGAAGATTGACCCGGCAGTCGGATTTGTGTTCAAGCGAAAGACTGGAGACCGTGTTGAGCCAGACTCGGTGCTGGCCGAGGTGCATGCGGCAAGCGCCGAGCAGGCCGAGGCGGTCGTCCCGCGGCTAGCTGAGACGATAACTGTATCCAGGGCCGCACCACGCGACGGCGGTCGCGTCATCGCACGGATAACAAGACCCTGA
- a CDS encoding polymer-forming cytoskeletal protein — protein sequence MPKSQPEGKLDTVIGPGTVVHGDLRVTGGLRLDGQVEGKLDVGETFLAGPKSFLKGELRCRDAVIAGRIEGNILARESAELQAGSHVLGNIECKGLVVQRDSFFHGNCIMSRASERGSQSQTNGSP from the coding sequence TTGCCCAAGAGCCAGCCCGAAGGCAAACTCGACACAGTCATCGGCCCGGGAACTGTCGTTCACGGTGACCTGCGCGTTACCGGCGGGTTGAGACTTGACGGCCAGGTCGAAGGCAAACTGGACGTGGGCGAAACCTTCCTTGCTGGCCCGAAGTCATTTCTCAAGGGCGAGCTTCGCTGCCGGGATGCGGTAATCGCCGGTCGAATTGAGGGCAACATCCTCGCCCGGGAATCAGCCGAACTTCAGGCCGGCTCTCACGTCCTCGGCAACATTGAGTGCAAAGGACTGGTGGTTCAACGTGACAGTTTCTTCCACGGAAATTGCATTATGTCGAGAGCATCCGAGCGTGGCAGTCAGTCCCAGACAAATGGCTCGCCATGA
- the fabG gene encoding 3-oxoacyl-[acyl-carrier-protein] reductase — MNVPHGLAGKVAVVTGGGAGIGREICLEFARAGCAIAVCDVVDELARQVADEIAALGSKARAYQVDVSDLTMVEKTIAAVEQDFGAISVLVNNAGITRDGLLIRMTEQDFDRVIAVNLKGAFNFTKACCRQMMKQRWGRIINISSVVGQMGNAGQANYAAAKAGLIGLTKSAAKELASRNITVNAVAPGFIATAMTDRLDQTTRDAYMSAIPLKRFGTPKDVAAVCLFLASDEAAYITGQVIRVDGGMLTA; from the coding sequence ATGAACGTACCACACGGACTGGCTGGCAAAGTCGCGGTAGTAACCGGCGGTGGTGCGGGAATCGGCCGCGAGATATGCCTGGAGTTTGCCCGAGCCGGTTGTGCGATCGCCGTGTGCGACGTAGTAGACGAATTGGCAAGACAGGTGGCAGATGAGATAGCAGCGCTGGGATCCAAAGCACGGGCCTACCAGGTAGACGTCTCCGACCTCACTATGGTTGAGAAGACTATCGCAGCCGTGGAACAGGACTTTGGCGCTATAAGTGTCCTGGTCAACAACGCGGGCATAACGCGGGACGGCCTGTTGATCCGGATGACCGAACAGGACTTCGACCGGGTCATCGCCGTAAACCTCAAGGGTGCCTTCAACTTTACCAAGGCATGCTGCCGACAGATGATGAAGCAGCGCTGGGGTCGAATCATCAATATCAGCTCGGTTGTTGGCCAGATGGGCAATGCCGGCCAAGCAAACTACGCCGCAGCCAAGGCGGGGCTCATCGGACTAACTAAGTCCGCAGCCAAAGAACTCGCCTCAAGAAACATCACCGTCAATGCTGTCGCTCCTGGCTTTATCGCCACGGCGATGACCGACAGACTAGACCAGACTACCCGCGACGCTTACATGTCAGCAATACCGCTCAAACGTTTCGGCACACCGAAAGATGTGGCCGCCGTGTGCCTATTCCTGGCCTCGGATGAAGCTGCCTACATCACCGGGCAAGTCATCCGGGTTGACGGCGGAATGCTCACGGCGTAG